The following proteins come from a genomic window of Flavobacterium eburneipallidum:
- the neuB gene encoding N-acetylneuraminate synthase: protein MNPYIEISGRKIGFDYPPLVIAEIGINHEGSLQVAKEMVDAAHRAGVEVVKHQTHIVEDEMSGAAKKVIPGNADVSIYEIMERCSLNETDELELKNYVESKGMLFISTPFSRAAAERLKKFDIPAYKIGSGECNNYPLLEHIASFGKPVILSTGMNTIESITKAVAIFDKHEIPVALLHTTNLYPTPIHLVRFGAMTEMHDAFPDKVFGLSDHTLNNNACLGAVALGASILERHFTDTMQRTGPDIVCSMDEKTTEELIKSSNEIWQMRGGTKEPAKEEQVTIDFAFATVCTIASIKKGEQFTKANIWVKRPGTGKILAEHFNDLIGKMATRNIANDEQLDFSDFE from the coding sequence ATGAATCCATATATAGAAATTTCAGGAAGAAAAATAGGATTTGATTATCCACCATTAGTCATTGCCGAAATCGGAATTAATCACGAAGGCTCGTTGCAAGTGGCCAAAGAAATGGTAGATGCAGCACATCGTGCAGGTGTTGAGGTAGTCAAACACCAAACCCATATTGTGGAAGACGAAATGAGCGGAGCTGCTAAAAAAGTAATTCCAGGTAATGCCGATGTCTCTATTTATGAAATTATGGAACGCTGTTCGCTCAACGAAACAGACGAATTAGAATTGAAAAACTATGTTGAAAGCAAAGGAATGCTATTTATTTCGACACCTTTCTCACGTGCTGCTGCCGAAAGATTGAAGAAATTTGATATTCCAGCTTACAAAATTGGTTCAGGCGAATGCAATAATTACCCTTTGTTAGAACATATTGCTTCTTTTGGAAAGCCTGTTATTTTGAGTACAGGAATGAATACCATTGAAAGTATTACTAAAGCAGTCGCTATTTTTGATAAACATGAAATTCCTGTTGCCTTATTACACACTACTAATTTATATCCCACACCGATTCATTTGGTACGTTTTGGAGCTATGACAGAAATGCACGATGCTTTTCCTGATAAAGTTTTCGGATTATCGGATCACACCTTGAACAATAATGCTTGTTTAGGAGCGGTTGCTTTGGGAGCGAGTATTTTGGAACGCCATTTTACAGATACCATGCAGCGAACTGGGCCTGATATAGTGTGTAGTATGGATGAAAAAACTACTGAAGAATTAATCAAAAGTTCGAATGAAATTTGGCAAATGCGTGGCGGAACCAAAGAACCGGCCAAAGAAGAACAAGTAACCATTGATTTTGCCTTTGCGACTGTTTGTACTATTGCTTCAATCAAAAAAGGGGAACAATTCACTAAAGCGAATATTTGGGTAAAACGTCCTGGAACGGGAAAAATTTTAGCAGAACATTTTAATGATTTGATTGGAAAAATGGCGACAAGAAATATTGCTAATGATGAACAATTAGATTTTTCAGATTTTGAATAA
- a CDS encoding glycosyltransferase family 2 protein: MKNLVSVIVPCYNQAQYLDEALQSILSQTYSNWECIIVNDGSPDHTQAVAREWVAKDARFKYLFKENGGLSSARNAGISEAKGEFILTLDADDKYETTFIEKALNVIENNPDVGVVSSWVLRFQGDKEICVIKPKGAILENFLFANAANGTSLFRKKCWEEVGGYDENMKNGYEDWEFYIRVCQLGWTVHIIEEVLFFYRQHPISMRTVAQKSYNAEIKKYIFRKHELLYKEHYDTLIENFMYEIDVEKKERVKIYTKIDFRIGAAILKPFRIIKSLFR; encoded by the coding sequence ATGAAAAATTTAGTCTCTGTAATTGTTCCCTGCTACAATCAAGCCCAGTATTTAGACGAAGCTTTGCAATCTATATTAAGTCAAACTTATAGTAATTGGGAATGTATTATTGTCAATGATGGAAGCCCAGATCATACCCAAGCTGTAGCTCGGGAATGGGTGGCAAAAGATGCTCGTTTTAAATACCTTTTCAAAGAAAATGGAGGATTGAGCAGTGCCAGAAATGCTGGGATTTCAGAAGCTAAAGGCGAATTTATTTTAACATTGGATGCCGATGATAAATATGAAACTACATTTATAGAAAAAGCGTTGAATGTTATAGAAAACAATCCTGATGTTGGTGTTGTGAGTAGTTGGGTTTTACGATTTCAAGGAGATAAAGAAATTTGCGTAATCAAACCTAAAGGAGCAATTCTAGAAAATTTTTTATTTGCTAATGCAGCAAATGGGACGTCACTTTTTAGAAAAAAATGTTGGGAAGAAGTTGGAGGCTATGATGAAAATATGAAAAATGGATATGAAGATTGGGAATTTTACATAAGAGTTTGCCAATTAGGATGGACTGTCCATATTATAGAAGAAGTTTTGTTTTTTTATAGACAACATCCCATTTCAATGCGAACAGTTGCCCAGAAAAGTTATAATGCAGAAATTAAAAAGTATATTTTTCGCAAACATGAACTTTTGTATAAAGAGCATTATGATACTTTGATAGAAAATTTTATGTATGAAATTGATGTTGAAAAAAAAGAGAGAGTCAAAATTTATACCAAAATTGATTTTAGGATAGGAGCAGCAATTCTTAAACCATTTCGAATTATAAAGTCACTTTTTAGATAA
- a CDS encoding FkbM family methyltransferase yields the protein MINKFKKIVKKLIGYKGKRPPMSVEGKIQFDRIQPWFRDRGDTTLRMNYDLNQESVVFDLGGYDGKYSSDIFCKYNPYIYIFEPVKSFCEIIDNKFSNNDKVKTYNFGLGSKNEQLKINLSDNSSSVYIKSDKTEIIELKSIVEFIQKEGISRVDLVKINIEGGEYEVLEALIDNNLISIFRNIQVQFHDFIVENARERMENIQAKLLKTHKVTYQYEFVWENWELK from the coding sequence ATGATTAATAAATTTAAAAAAATAGTAAAAAAACTAATTGGTTATAAAGGCAAAAGACCACCAATGTCAGTTGAAGGAAAAATTCAATTCGATAGAATACAACCTTGGTTTAGGGATCGTGGTGACACAACATTAAGAATGAATTATGACTTAAATCAAGAGTCAGTAGTATTTGATTTAGGTGGTTATGACGGAAAGTATTCTTCAGATATTTTTTGTAAATACAATCCATATATTTATATTTTCGAACCAGTTAAATCATTTTGTGAGATAATTGATAATAAGTTTTCCAACAACGACAAGGTAAAAACTTATAATTTTGGTTTAGGAAGTAAAAATGAACAATTGAAAATTAATTTGAGTGATAATTCATCTTCAGTATATATCAAATCAGATAAGACAGAAATTATTGAATTAAAATCGATTGTTGAATTTATTCAGAAAGAAGGAATTAGTCGTGTTGATTTAGTTAAAATTAATATAGAGGGAGGAGAGTATGAAGTTTTAGAAGCTTTAATTGATAATAACTTAATTTCAATTTTTAGAAATATTCAAGTGCAATTTCATGATTTTATAGTAGAAAATGCAAGAGAAAGGATGGAAAATATTCAAGCTAAACTTTTAAAAACACATAAAGTAACTTATCAATATGAATTTGTTTGGGAAAATTGGGAACTAAAATAA
- a CDS encoding STELLO glycosyltransferase family protein: MKTDIVITSIFNPTEAVIKFSKLNDYRLIVVGDKKTPEDWSYENVDYISVSQQDKLNFKLAKVLPYNHYCRKMLGYLKAMQNGANYIIDTDDDNIPKTNWSFPDFEAQYDCITRDEGFVNIYQLFTKQKIWPRGLPLKLINTQFELEKSIEVKKCNVGIWQGLADEDPDVDAIYRLTNDEPCYFEEREPVVCSQGVISPFNTQNTIIRKELFVLMYLPTYVTFRFTDILRGLVAQPIMWLYGYQLGFINATVVQKRNPHDYMKDFISEIPMYEYCEKVMELVSNSISKSESIETNLYNAYKALLKEGIICELEMKMVETWLQDIKSINKKK, encoded by the coding sequence ATGAAAACAGATATTGTAATAACATCAATTTTTAATCCAACAGAAGCTGTTATTAAATTTTCAAAATTAAACGATTACCGCTTAATTGTTGTTGGAGATAAAAAAACTCCCGAAGATTGGAGTTACGAAAATGTCGATTATATTTCTGTTTCACAACAAGATAAGTTGAATTTTAAATTGGCTAAAGTGCTGCCTTACAATCATTATTGCAGAAAAATGTTGGGTTATTTGAAGGCCATGCAAAATGGAGCCAATTATATTATAGATACAGATGATGATAATATTCCAAAAACTAATTGGAGTTTTCCTGATTTTGAAGCGCAATATGATTGCATTACTAGAGATGAAGGATTTGTCAATATATACCAACTTTTTACAAAACAAAAAATTTGGCCAAGAGGCTTACCATTAAAATTGATTAACACTCAATTTGAACTTGAAAAAAGTATCGAAGTAAAAAAATGTAATGTTGGAATTTGGCAAGGTTTAGCCGATGAAGATCCCGATGTAGATGCTATATATCGGTTAACCAATGATGAACCATGTTATTTTGAAGAACGTGAACCAGTTGTTTGTAGTCAAGGTGTAATTAGTCCGTTTAACACCCAAAACACTATAATTAGAAAAGAGTTATTTGTTTTAATGTATTTGCCAACCTATGTTACTTTTAGGTTTACGGATATTTTAAGAGGATTAGTGGCACAGCCTATAATGTGGTTATACGGGTATCAATTGGGTTTTATTAATGCCACTGTTGTTCAAAAAAGGAATCCACACGATTATATGAAAGATTTTATTTCTGAAATCCCAATGTATGAATATTGCGAGAAAGTAATGGAGTTGGTCTCCAATTCTATTTCAAAATCAGAAAGCATTGAAACTAATCTTTACAACGCCTATAAAGCATTGTTGAAAGAAGGAATAATTTGTGAATTGGAAATGAAAATGGTTGAAACTTGGTTGCAGGACATTAAAAGCATAAACAAAAAAAAGTAA
- a CDS encoding glycosyltransferase family 2 protein has translation MDSIVNSMPKITVLMPVYNCELYIREAVDSILNQTFTDFEFLIIDDASADKTVELIKTYSDERIKLVVKPSNTGYTNSLNYGVQVAKGEYIARMDGDDISLPERFAKQVAFLDANPDVILCGSWFSKIDSGAIIKVPENYDSIKLALLKGNCMAHPSVMMRKQVLDELSIPYDVSKEPAEDYDLWVRLVGIGRIYNLQEVLLNYREHHTQVSQKRRHQQIASALSSRFLMLQNLKYSFANDEIDLLKKIIGGSLNITITEIEEFIILKQKMILANSNHFFETKGFDEYLKDLQKQSFKNYFVHRERFFPSMYFQYFARRNKLDFKLHFIDELKLMVKSIIFYKKK, from the coding sequence ATGGATTCGATTGTAAATAGTATGCCCAAAATAACCGTTTTAATGCCCGTGTATAATTGTGAATTATACATCAGAGAAGCTGTAGATAGTATTTTGAATCAAACCTTTACTGATTTTGAGTTCCTTATAATCGATGATGCCTCGGCCGACAAAACAGTTGAGCTAATTAAAACATATAGCGACGAAAGAATAAAACTAGTAGTAAAGCCATCAAATACAGGTTATACCAACAGTTTGAATTACGGGGTGCAAGTAGCAAAAGGGGAGTATATTGCCAGAATGGATGGCGACGATATTAGTTTACCAGAACGTTTTGCCAAGCAAGTAGCTTTTTTAGATGCCAATCCTGATGTCATTTTGTGCGGATCTTGGTTTAGTAAAATAGATTCTGGAGCTATTATAAAAGTTCCTGAAAATTACGATAGTATAAAATTAGCTTTGTTGAAAGGGAACTGTATGGCTCACCCTTCTGTGATGATGAGGAAGCAAGTTTTAGACGAGCTTTCCATTCCTTATGATGTTTCAAAAGAACCTGCTGAAGATTATGATTTGTGGGTTCGTTTGGTAGGTATTGGTAGGATTTATAACCTTCAAGAGGTATTGTTAAATTATAGAGAGCACCATACCCAAGTTTCACAAAAAAGAAGACATCAGCAAATAGCATCAGCTTTATCGTCAAGGTTTCTAATGCTACAGAATTTAAAGTATTCTTTTGCGAATGATGAAATTGATTTATTGAAGAAAATAATTGGAGGAAGTTTGAATATTACTATAACTGAAATAGAAGAATTTATTATTTTAAAACAAAAGATGATTTTAGCCAATTCAAATCATTTTTTTGAAACCAAAGGATTTGATGAATATTTGAAAGATTTGCAAAAACAAAGTTTTAAAAATTATTTTGTTCATAGAGAACGTTTTTTCCCGTCAATGTATTTTCAATATTTTGCTCGCAGAAATAAATTGGATTTCAAATTGCATTTTATAGATGAATTGAAGTTGATGGTAAAATCAATTATTTTTTATAAAAAGAAATGA
- a CDS encoding alpha-1,2-fucosyltransferase translates to MILIQLQGGLGNQMFQYAFAKILAESNKDLVVVENSFFDEKEKREGFTPRKFELGIFNNHYLEATNLDIQFFNHLSLVNRIKRKLGLNYPKRYNEPSFGFQAHALTIKSPVYLKGYFQSYKYFLGYEDLIRTFFSFPTNKLDSRNKELLSTFKNQNTIAIHIRRGDYVTDKLTQQFHGNCSLEYYYGAITELQTKNKDFTLVFFSDDSDWVKEQFGDLPYSKIFVDHNKNEDSWKDMFLMSSCQHNIIANSSFSWWAAWLNTNPEKVVVAPKEWFATNKKTNDLIPSEWIRL, encoded by the coding sequence ATGATACTAATTCAATTACAAGGAGGTTTAGGAAATCAAATGTTTCAGTACGCATTTGCAAAGATTCTAGCTGAAAGTAATAAAGATTTAGTTGTAGTAGAAAATAGTTTTTTTGATGAAAAAGAGAAAAGAGAAGGATTTACACCAAGAAAATTTGAACTCGGTATTTTTAACAATCATTATCTAGAGGCTACTAATTTAGATATTCAATTTTTTAATCATTTGTCTTTAGTGAACAGGATTAAAAGGAAATTGGGTTTAAATTATCCTAAAAGATACAACGAGCCTTCGTTTGGGTTTCAAGCACATGCTTTAACAATAAAATCTCCTGTATATTTGAAAGGATATTTCCAGAGTTATAAATATTTTTTGGGCTATGAAGATTTAATTAGAACTTTTTTTTCTTTTCCCACAAATAAGTTAGATAGTAGGAATAAAGAATTGCTTTCTACATTCAAAAATCAAAATACAATTGCCATTCATATCAGAAGAGGTGACTATGTAACAGATAAACTTACCCAGCAATTTCACGGAAATTGTAGTTTAGAATATTATTACGGAGCCATCACAGAATTGCAAACAAAGAACAAAGATTTTACACTGGTTTTCTTCTCGGACGATAGTGATTGGGTCAAAGAGCAATTTGGAGATTTACCTTATTCAAAAATCTTTGTTGATCATAATAAAAATGAAGATAGTTGGAAAGATATGTTCTTGATGAGTTCTTGCCAGCACAATATAATTGCCAATAGTTCCTTTAGTTGGTGGGCAGCTTGGCTGAACACTAATCCTGAAAAGGTAGTAGTGGCACCAAAAGAATGGTTTGCAACAAATAAAAAAACAAATGATTTAATACCATCGGAATGGATTCGATTGTAA
- a CDS encoding glycosyltransferase family 2 protein translates to MISPKVTIIMATYNRAHFIVETLLSIQKQTFLDWECLIIDDGGTDNTKELIFEILKQDKRFQFLQRPESYGKGLPGCRNYGLDLAKGEYIIFFDDDDIPHPQNLECCVAELAKNDIWFCRYIREVFVEDFDYKFDYSKDYTSFYIDKKDIQRMLNNELQFNSCAVMWKKECFQSNRYVETLMYAEEWELYSRIVSSGFNGISINKTLFYGRKHPQSNTGEFYRNNPIRRASYVEAIILVVKNLKEKQLLTYSLKRYFMAFSMEFEEYNLFETLLNVLDLPTFEKLKWKVFYAVLPLRLKLYRYRKTFKKKAVSC, encoded by the coding sequence ATGATTTCTCCCAAAGTAACCATTATTATGGCGACCTATAATCGGGCGCATTTTATTGTAGAAACACTTTTGTCCATTCAAAAGCAAACTTTTTTGGATTGGGAATGCTTGATTATTGATGATGGAGGAACAGACAACACCAAGGAATTAATTTTCGAAATTTTAAAACAAGACAAACGATTCCAGTTTTTGCAGCGACCTGAATCTTATGGCAAAGGATTACCAGGTTGTCGCAATTATGGATTAGATTTAGCCAAAGGCGAATACATCATTTTTTTTGATGACGATGATATTCCACATCCACAAAATTTGGAATGTTGTGTAGCCGAATTGGCAAAAAATGATATATGGTTTTGTAGGTACATTCGTGAGGTTTTTGTAGAGGATTTTGATTATAAATTCGATTATTCCAAAGATTATACTTCTTTTTACATCGATAAAAAAGATATTCAGAGAATGTTGAATAATGAACTTCAGTTCAATTCTTGTGCGGTGATGTGGAAGAAAGAATGTTTCCAATCAAATCGATATGTAGAAACCTTGATGTATGCCGAAGAATGGGAATTGTATTCTCGAATAGTGTCTTCAGGATTCAACGGAATATCGATCAACAAGACCTTGTTTTATGGCAGAAAACATCCCCAATCAAATACAGGAGAGTTTTATAGAAATAACCCAATTCGAAGAGCTTCTTATGTCGAAGCCATAATTTTGGTAGTAAAAAATCTAAAAGAAAAGCAGCTATTGACTTATTCACTCAAACGTTATTTTATGGCTTTTTCTATGGAGTTTGAGGAATATAATTTATTTGAAACCCTTTTGAATGTCTTGGATTTGCCTACATTTGAAAAGCTGAAATGGAAAGTGTTTTATGCAGTATTGCCTTTGCGATTGAAACTTTATCGATATAGAAAAACATTCAAAAAAAAAGCAGTAAGCTGTTAA
- the neuC gene encoding UDP-N-acetylglucosamine 2-epimerase, with protein sequence MKKILFLTGTRADFGKIKSLIQILEEKQGFEVFVFVTGMHLQKEYGYTLIEIERCNFKNLHTFENHTHETTMDLTLAKTIEGLSAFVKNINPDLIVVHGDRVETLAGAIVGSLNNILVAHIEGGEVSGTVDELIRHSVSKLSHIHFVSNEEASKRLMQMGEIQSSIFTIGSPDIDIMFSDKLPHLEKVKQYYEILFDNYAIVMFHPVTTEANEMQQYATNFTAALLEDNHNYVVIYPNNDLGSQYIIESYKELKGNSRFRIFPSLRFEYFLTLLQHSQFIIGNSSAGIREAPYYGIPIINIGTRQQNRAIHADIINVDYTTESIANALQIIDTHKVTKTESDFGQGNSAQLFLESIENAAIWDVNHQKQFRDI encoded by the coding sequence ATGAAAAAAATCCTATTCCTAACCGGAACCCGAGCTGATTTTGGTAAAATAAAATCCTTGATTCAAATTCTTGAAGAAAAACAAGGGTTTGAAGTTTTTGTGTTTGTAACTGGTATGCACTTGCAAAAAGAGTACGGTTATACGTTGATAGAAATTGAAAGATGTAATTTCAAAAACTTACATACTTTTGAAAATCACACCCACGAAACCACTATGGATTTGACTTTAGCAAAAACCATCGAAGGACTTTCGGCTTTCGTTAAAAACATAAATCCAGATTTAATTGTCGTTCATGGTGATCGAGTAGAAACCTTGGCAGGAGCTATTGTGGGTTCGTTGAATAATATTTTGGTTGCGCATATCGAGGGAGGTGAAGTTTCAGGAACTGTTGATGAATTGATTCGTCATAGCGTGAGCAAGTTGAGTCACATTCATTTTGTTTCTAATGAAGAAGCTTCCAAGAGATTGATGCAAATGGGAGAAATACAATCGTCTATTTTTACCATCGGTTCGCCCGATATTGACATAATGTTTTCAGATAAATTACCCCATTTAGAAAAGGTTAAGCAGTATTATGAAATTCTATTTGATAATTACGCTATCGTTATGTTTCATCCGGTTACTACCGAAGCCAATGAGATGCAGCAATATGCTACCAATTTCACAGCTGCTTTGCTAGAAGATAATCATAATTATGTGGTGATTTATCCCAACAATGATTTAGGCAGTCAATACATTATTGAAAGTTACAAAGAATTAAAAGGAAATTCTCGATTCCGAATTTTTCCGTCCTTGCGATTTGAATATTTCTTGACCTTATTGCAACATAGTCAGTTTATTATAGGTAATAGTAGTGCTGGAATTAGAGAAGCACCCTATTATGGAATTCCAATCATAAACATTGGTACACGTCAACAAAATAGAGCCATTCATGCTGATATTATTAATGTAGATTATACTACGGAAAGTATTGCTAACGCTTTGCAAATTATAGATACTCATAAAGTAACCAAAACCGAATCTGATTTTGGACAAGGAAATAGTGCCCAACTTTTTTTAGAATCTATAGAAAATGCAGCT
- a CDS encoding CatB-related O-acetyltransferase encodes MFEIKKLITKINNKLFRKKKTTDRVESDVILGKNCTISSSNFGKYNKVSDDSYLYKTTYGDYTYSAQRVTIMNASIGKFCCIAQGVSIGLGKHPLTNFVSTHPAFYSLNKQCGFTFSDAQYYDEMGVVTIGNDVWIGADSIILDDVVIGNGAVIAANSVVTKDVPAYAIVGGTPAKIIKYRFSEEEIVFLENLKWWDKDSSWLQDNFMVMHNIESLKNKFK; translated from the coding sequence ATGTTTGAAATTAAGAAGCTAATAACCAAAATTAATAATAAATTATTTAGAAAGAAAAAAACTACTGACAGAGTTGAATCAGATGTCATTTTGGGTAAAAACTGCACAATTAGTAGCAGCAATTTTGGAAAGTATAATAAGGTTAGTGATGATTCCTATCTATATAAGACAACTTATGGTGATTATACTTATAGTGCACAAAGAGTTACAATTATGAATGCTAGTATTGGTAAGTTTTGTTGTATTGCTCAAGGAGTTAGCATAGGTTTAGGAAAACATCCTTTGACAAATTTTGTTTCAACACATCCTGCTTTTTATTCCCTTAACAAGCAATGTGGTTTTACTTTTAGTGATGCTCAATATTATGATGAAATGGGGGTTGTTACTATTGGCAATGATGTCTGGATTGGTGCAGATTCTATTATTTTGGACGACGTTGTGATTGGAAATGGAGCTGTAATCGCAGCAAATTCAGTAGTAACAAAAGATGTTCCTGCTTATGCAATTGTAGGTGGAACTCCTGCAAAAATAATTAAATACCGTTTTTCTGAAGAAGAAATTGTTTTTCTTGAAAATTTAAAATGGTGGGATAAAGATTCTTCTTGGTTGCAAGACAATTTTATGGTAATGCATAATATAGAATCTTTAAAGAATAAATTTAAATGA
- a CDS encoding glycosyltransferase family 2 protein, giving the protein MTENQKHTFSILITTKNRLTDLVITLEKIQYLLNREDVVCLICDDGSTDGTALYLQTNCPEIHLIQNSKSYGLIYSRNRLLSMVTTDFAISLDDDLHFITQNPLELIQDFFKYNQDAAVLSFRIFWNKNEPTTIETSEKSVLMQSYAGGAHAFRMKAWSEIPNYPDWFIFYGEENFASYQLFKKNWRIYYLPEVLVNHRVDVKARKNNDDYTIRLRRALRSGWYLFFLFYPLKTIPRKMAYSLWIQFKQKVFKGDFKALKAIVLALFDLLWNMPRILKNANRLTPIEYNKYNQLAETKIYWQPEK; this is encoded by the coding sequence ATGACAGAAAATCAAAAACATACATTTTCTATTCTCATTACCACTAAAAATAGATTAACAGATTTGGTAATTACTCTAGAAAAAATTCAATATTTATTAAATAGAGAAGATGTAGTCTGTCTAATTTGTGACGATGGTTCAACTGATGGGACTGCCCTGTATTTGCAAACAAATTGTCCTGAAATTCATTTGATTCAAAATTCCAAAAGTTATGGTCTCATTTATAGCAGGAATCGATTATTAAGTATGGTAACTACCGATTTTGCGATTTCTCTTGATGACGATTTACATTTTATTACACAAAATCCATTAGAATTAATCCAAGATTTTTTTAAGTATAATCAAGATGCTGCGGTTTTAAGTTTTAGAATTTTTTGGAATAAAAATGAACCCACAACTATCGAAACTTCTGAAAAATCAGTGCTGATGCAAAGTTATGCTGGAGGCGCACACGCTTTTCGTATGAAAGCTTGGAGCGAAATTCCTAATTATCCTGATTGGTTTATCTTTTATGGTGAAGAGAATTTTGCTTCCTATCAATTGTTTAAGAAAAATTGGAGGATTTATTATCTACCCGAAGTTTTAGTCAATCATAGAGTAGATGTAAAGGCACGCAAAAATAACGACGATTATACCATTCGATTAAGGCGAGCTTTACGTTCGGGTTGGTATTTATTTTTCTTATTTTATCCCCTAAAAACCATTCCAAGGAAAATGGCTTATTCACTTTGGATCCAGTTTAAACAAAAAGTATTCAAGGGGGATTTTAAAGCATTGAAAGCAATTGTTTTGGCTTTGTTTGATTTGCTTTGGAATATGCCAAGAATCTTAAAAAACGCCAATAGATTAACGCCAATAGAATATAATAAATACAACCAATTGGCAGAAACAAAAATTTATTGGCAACCCGAAAAATAA
- a CDS encoding cytidylyltransferase domain-containing protein, whose protein sequence is MKNIVIIPVRGGSKRFPEKNIQQLGEFPLLVHSIQYAKNNTAIVDEIYVSTDDMKIKEMALQYGAKVIDRPESLSGDFEPTVSALKHVLESIETTFENVILLQATNPLRPENLLKEAFEVFKNGNYNSLFTVSRNHQKLGKISENKFHPFNYTIGQRSQDLDPLFFENGLLYITKASLILDNIIISENGYPFEVNHIFANVDIDTQDDLEYAQYLFNKFIIHNS, encoded by the coding sequence ATGAAAAATATAGTCATTATTCCAGTCCGTGGCGGCTCCAAACGTTTTCCAGAGAAGAATATTCAGCAATTGGGAGAGTTTCCTTTGCTGGTTCATTCGATACAATATGCTAAAAATAATACAGCTATTGTTGACGAAATTTATGTTTCGACGGATGATATGAAAATTAAAGAAATGGCTTTGCAATATGGAGCAAAAGTAATCGATAGACCTGAAAGTTTATCTGGCGATTTTGAACCCACAGTCTCTGCTTTAAAACACGTTTTAGAATCGATTGAAACGACGTTTGAAAATGTAATTTTATTACAGGCTACTAATCCTCTGCGTCCAGAAAATTTGTTAAAAGAAGCTTTTGAAGTTTTTAAAAATGGAAACTACAATAGTTTGTTTACCGTATCCAGAAATCATCAAAAATTGGGCAAAATTTCAGAAAATAAATTCCATCCTTTTAATTACACTATTGGTCAACGTAGTCAGGATTTAGATCCCTTGTTTTTTGAAAACGGATTGTTGTATATAACCAAGGCATCATTGATTTTAGATAATATAATTATTTCAGAAAACGGGTATCCTTTCGAAGTAAATCATATTTTTGCTAATGTAGATATTGATACCCAAGATGATTTGGAATATGCCCAGTATTTATTTAATAAATTCATAATTCATAATTCATAA